A stretch of the Candidatus Jettenia sp. AMX2 genome encodes the following:
- a CDS encoding transposase, producing the protein MVKKQNKNTTKRQENQEEAGCPAKASKIGSSTAYSYCSERLSPFGGLLGLVKFMGLIRFREIFEGLYTPPSRTPDMGHHNMVYGFIMLLFIGFNRVWHFLYIQTDSILCSIFHVSKLPFVTTYWRYVNSLGINQGRSLLMVMSALRERVWHLCEIGYETIHIDIDTTVETIYGNQQGGRKGHNTRNRGKKGFRPVLCFIEETREYFAGKLRSGETMGSEEVGEVIRSFKKYLPGCVKKVILRGDGEFIGWESVEAAIEEGYLFIFGNKGCNPPFDPPKWYKVRESDRVEYNECIYQPMGWKQGCRFVAMRIREDEVRKAVQLKLLEDEKYSYRIFVTNKKEKAHKVIEEYDKRADSENLIGEAKREGLAAIVSNKFASNYAYFQIVMLSYNIWRSFKMLAGHSQLEQARQEEENKAKSRCAAREVIDNTIRIARLKLLFIAAKITDHSNTNEVKYSRHDSRVAGLFRFMRYLDERLQQVRPWLDSRRWPSRHIRILGIKQAAFSP; encoded by the coding sequence ATGGTTAAAAAGCAAAATAAGAATACCACCAAGAGGCAGGAAAATCAAGAAGAAGCTGGTTGTCCAGCAAAGGCTAGTAAAATAGGGTCTTCAACAGCATATAGTTATTGCAGTGAGCGTTTGAGTCCATTTGGAGGGCTTTTGGGGCTGGTAAAATTTATGGGGTTGATACGATTCAGAGAGATATTTGAGGGGTTGTATACACCACCGTCCCGAACACCGGATATGGGTCACCATAATATGGTGTATGGTTTTATAATGCTTTTGTTTATTGGGTTCAACCGGGTATGGCATTTTTTGTATATCCAGACAGACTCGATATTGTGTTCGATATTTCATGTGTCAAAACTTCCGTTTGTTACGACATACTGGCGATATGTGAATTCTCTGGGGATAAATCAAGGGAGGTCTCTGTTGATGGTAATGAGTGCGTTGAGAGAGCGGGTATGGCATTTATGCGAGATAGGGTACGAGACGATCCACATCGATATAGACACAACGGTAGAGACCATCTATGGGAATCAGCAGGGAGGTCGCAAAGGTCATAATACGAGGAATCGGGGGAAGAAGGGGTTTCGTCCCGTGCTGTGTTTTATCGAGGAGACGCGAGAATATTTTGCTGGCAAGTTGCGCAGTGGAGAGACGATGGGGAGTGAGGAGGTAGGAGAGGTTATTCGGAGTTTCAAGAAATATCTTCCTGGTTGCGTAAAGAAGGTAATCCTTCGTGGTGACGGGGAGTTCATCGGTTGGGAGAGTGTGGAGGCAGCAATTGAAGAAGGATATCTGTTTATCTTTGGCAACAAGGGATGCAATCCACCCTTTGATCCACCAAAGTGGTACAAGGTACGAGAGAGCGACAGGGTTGAATACAATGAGTGTATCTATCAGCCGATGGGGTGGAAACAGGGGTGTCGTTTTGTTGCCATGCGCATACGGGAAGACGAGGTACGAAAGGCTGTTCAACTGAAGCTTTTGGAAGATGAGAAGTATAGCTACCGGATATTTGTCACGAACAAAAAGGAAAAGGCCCATAAAGTGATAGAAGAGTATGACAAAAGGGCTGATAGTGAGAACCTGATAGGAGAAGCCAAGCGAGAGGGACTAGCAGCCATAGTATCGAACAAATTTGCGAGTAACTATGCGTATTTTCAGATCGTAATGCTTTCCTACAATATCTGGCGGTCATTTAAGATGCTTGCCGGACATAGTCAGTTGGAGCAGGCGAGACAGGAAGAAGAAAATAAAGCGAAATCAAGATGTGCTGCAAGGGAGGTGATCGACAATACCATACGGATTGCCCGTTTAAAGCTGTTGTTCATAGCGGCCAAGATTACAGATCATTCGAATACCAATGAGGTGAAATATTCCCGGCATGATAGTAGGGTTGCAGGCCTTTTTCGATTTATGAGATATCTTGATGAACGTCTACAGCAGGTAAGACCTTGGCTTGACAGCAGAAGATGGCCTTCGAGGCACATCAGAATTCTGGGGATAAAGCAAGCTGCTTTTTCTCCGTGA
- a CDS encoding DUF748 domain-containing protein, translating into MLPSKPFFRFGSSFASWSWPARVIVIGCFLISLYAVVGFFVLPPLVKTQVIKKLSAYTGRNVDLNKLHMNPFTLSVTLRDFALYEKNASQFMRFEDIYINFQISSLFRRAYTFSKIRLTSPHLHIIRQTDGSFNFQDLLAPSGENNGEKQGGLPPLLIHHLFIDSAHLVFEDYTRSAPFMEKVEAFSFSLHHFTTRPHREGLYEFEATTGRGAMLKYRGNISVIPLYSKGSMELTRFQLDKLWAYLQEQLDFEITTAEADVWGMYEFSFTEGKPELRLQDSRVLVRSLSIMSKEDGAEVIILPILSFDGVNIDYQRQEINIDLIQSDSAKIHSVLEKDGNFNLQKIFPVNTTGNVSATHHMDQAEQDRWQISINKIDLADYAITMKDQTTIPTAHLDLSPLDLKIEGLRFGMPGEARIELQTGVNQTGIIQVAGTVLPEPPTAGLDVQLVNVALMPFQPYLHNYAKLEIREGDLSLGGYLSYAKPGMEQNIHFSGDIRIVSTHTADSVFSKDIIRWELLDIKQVTYTSNPALLSIQEVVANGFFTNIVIGPDGTANIQHILRKDNFSAEETHNQLQDNKMLILIDQVTIKDSAMNFADFSLEPNFVAGIQELNGTVKGLSSEQLARADIDLTGMVDNYAPVVIQGKINPLSEEAYTDITMNFRNIELTTFSPYSAKFAGYQIEKGKLSLELHYKLSEKILKGENHIILDQFTFGERVDSPDATTLPVRLAIAILKDSRGVIDVNLPVRGDLNNPQFRLGPLLMRAFVNLVVRATMSPFSMLAALVGAEGESLEFVVFVPGSSVLSQEQQSKLAKIARALEARPQLILNLRGIAAAPADLHALAEQAILSHILTNQRIHADRSLSETEQRRLFNLYLEMFEKEDPYDLVPHTDSAGVRISRDVHRDAVISAAIKRLIEKYPVSEGDLRKLAQARAAKIKDYLIQQGGLSESRIFLLEVDTKAHATDNEVRMPLVLGAR; encoded by the coding sequence ATGTTACCGTCAAAACCTTTTTTTCGCTTCGGTAGTAGTTTTGCTTCCTGGTCATGGCCTGCCCGTGTAATAGTCATTGGTTGCTTTCTTATTTCTCTTTATGCGGTTGTTGGTTTTTTCGTACTCCCACCACTTGTCAAAACACAAGTGATAAAAAAGCTTTCCGCTTACACGGGACGTAATGTTGATCTCAACAAACTGCATATGAATCCGTTTACTCTTTCGGTGACGCTAAGGGATTTTGCTTTGTACGAAAAAAATGCCAGCCAGTTTATGAGATTTGAAGATATTTACATCAATTTTCAGATAAGTTCCCTATTTCGCAGGGCATACACCTTTTCGAAAATCCGGCTGACTTCCCCTCATCTCCATATCATACGGCAAACTGACGGGTCATTCAATTTTCAGGATTTACTTGCACCTTCCGGTGAAAATAATGGAGAAAAACAAGGTGGACTACCTCCCCTCCTCATACACCATCTTTTCATAGATAGTGCACACCTGGTTTTTGAGGATTACACACGATCAGCGCCTTTCATGGAAAAAGTGGAAGCCTTCAGTTTTTCTTTACATCATTTCACGACACGTCCTCATCGTGAAGGTCTTTATGAATTCGAAGCTACCACGGGGAGGGGGGCAATGCTGAAATATCGTGGCAATATCAGTGTGATACCCTTGTACTCAAAAGGAAGCATGGAACTTACACGCTTCCAGTTGGATAAATTGTGGGCATATCTACAGGAACAGCTTGATTTTGAAATAACCACAGCGGAAGCGGATGTCTGGGGGATGTATGAATTCTCGTTTACAGAGGGGAAGCCCGAGTTGCGTTTGCAAGACAGTAGGGTACTTGTTCGTTCTCTTTCAATTATGAGCAAGGAAGACGGAGCGGAGGTTATTATCCTCCCTATCCTTTCTTTTGATGGTGTTAACATTGATTATCAGAGACAGGAAATAAACATCGATCTTATTCAAAGTGATTCCGCAAAGATTCACAGCGTATTGGAAAAAGATGGTAACTTCAACTTGCAGAAAATATTCCCAGTAAATACAACCGGCAATGTATCTGCAACGCATCACATGGACCAGGCGGAACAGGACCGGTGGCAAATCAGTATCAACAAGATTGATCTTGCTGATTATGCGATTACCATGAAGGATCAAACCACAATACCTACCGCGCACCTTGATCTTTCTCCGTTAGATCTTAAGATAGAAGGTTTACGGTTTGGTATGCCTGGCGAGGCTCGTATTGAATTGCAGACCGGTGTTAATCAAACAGGGATTATTCAGGTTGCCGGTACAGTATTGCCTGAACCTCCCACTGCCGGGCTGGATGTGCAGCTTGTGAATGTTGCACTTATGCCATTTCAGCCATACTTGCACAACTATGCAAAACTTGAGATACGAGAAGGAGACCTGTCACTTGGTGGCTACCTTTCGTATGCAAAACCTGGTATGGAGCAGAATATTCATTTTAGCGGAGATATCCGTATAGTGTCAACCCATACAGCAGATTCCGTATTTTCAAAAGATATTATTCGTTGGGAACTTCTGGATATTAAACAGGTAACATATACAAGCAATCCTGCTTTGCTTTCGATCCAAGAGGTTGTTGCCAATGGCTTCTTTACGAATATAGTCATCGGACCGGACGGTACTGCCAATATCCAGCACATTCTCAGAAAGGATAACTTTTCAGCAGAGGAAACGCATAATCAGCTGCAAGATAATAAGATGCTTATCCTGATCGACCAGGTTACCATAAAAGACAGCGCCATGAACTTTGCAGATTTTTCTCTTGAACCAAACTTTGTTGCTGGCATCCAGGAACTGAACGGAACGGTGAAGGGGCTTTCTTCCGAGCAGCTTGCACGGGCGGATATTGACTTGACAGGAATGGTTGACAACTATGCTCCGGTAGTTATACAGGGGAAAATTAATCCCCTTAGTGAAGAGGCGTATACCGATATTACCATGAATTTTCGCAATATTGAGCTTACCACTTTTTCACCATATTCAGCAAAATTTGCCGGATACCAAATAGAAAAGGGGAAGCTATCACTGGAGTTGCATTATAAACTTTCTGAAAAAATTCTGAAAGGTGAAAACCACATAATTCTGGACCAGTTTACATTTGGGGAAAGAGTGGATAGTCCTGATGCTACCACCCTGCCAGTTCGTCTTGCAATTGCCATACTAAAAGATTCGCGTGGTGTAATTGATGTTAATCTTCCCGTACGCGGTGATCTGAATAATCCGCAGTTCAGGCTTGGGCCCTTGCTCATGAGGGCATTTGTGAACCTTGTTGTGAGAGCAACTATGTCTCCGTTTAGCATGCTCGCTGCGTTGGTGGGGGCTGAAGGTGAGTCGTTGGAGTTCGTAGTCTTTGTACCTGGTTCAAGCGTGCTGAGTCAGGAACAGCAGTCAAAACTTGCTAAAATTGCGAGGGCACTTGAGGCCCGGCCACAACTCATCCTTAACCTGAGAGGTATTGCTGCTGCACCCGCTGATCTCCATGCGCTTGCAGAGCAAGCGATTTTATCCCATATTCTTACAAATCAGAGAATTCATGCCGATCGTTCTCTTTCTGAAACGGAACAAAGGAGGTTGTTCAATCTTTACCTCGAAATGTTTGAAAAAGAAGACCCTTATGATTTAGTACCGCATACTGATAGTGCGGGAGTAAGGATTTCCAGGGATGTCCATAGGGATGCGGTTATTTCTGCCGCGATCAAAAGGCTTATAGAAAAGTATCCCGTTTCGGAAGGCGATTTGCGTAAGCTTGCACAGGCACGAGCTGCAAAGATTAAAGATTATTTGATACAGCAGGGTGGTTTGTCTGAATCCCGTATATTCCTTCTGGAAGTTGATACAAAAGCGCATGCCACAGATAATGAGGTCAGAATGCCACTTGTACTGGGTGCGCGTTAA
- the hpnR gene encoding hopanoid C-3 methylase HpnR → MPMKFLAVHPGALMYSKIFLRLEPLGLEIVAQAVRRTGHTVRVIDLQVETHGDYFKIIDRWRPDVIAFSCNYLPNIPEIVDLAILTRKILPDSFIFAGGHSASFTAREFLLYAGGAIDCILTGEGEASIALLLEAIENDRRAIIKVPGVVTLEGMGPPPRFVNNLDDIHPARDLLRYRHKYFIGMLDPCASVEFSRGCPWDCSFCSAWTFYGRSYRIVNPEKAVEDLAMIKEKGIFIVDDVAFVQAKHGFEIGEAIIRKGIKKNYYLETRGDVLLRNKDVFQFWKRLGLKYIFMGLEAIDDEGLKKYRKRVSLDKNFESLEFARSIGITVAVNIIADTSWDRQRFEVVRRWCQEIPEIVNISVNTPYPGTETWQTESHKLRTLDFRLFDIQHAVLPTKLPLSEFYEELTKTQQIMNKKHMGWAGISSAGKTVLCNLLRGQTNFIKMLWKFNNIYRADLRIADHQQLVKYRIALPPASDRNANRNSFYIHKPGGRSERSIDDSTEKFINESRTGEQ, encoded by the coding sequence ATGCCTATGAAATTTCTTGCTGTTCATCCGGGTGCACTCATGTATTCAAAGATTTTCCTGAGGCTTGAGCCATTAGGATTGGAAATCGTGGCACAGGCAGTTCGACGTACGGGACATACCGTCCGGGTAATTGATCTGCAGGTTGAAACGCACGGGGATTATTTTAAAATAATAGACCGATGGAGGCCTGATGTTATAGCTTTTTCCTGCAATTATTTGCCGAATATACCGGAGATTGTTGACCTTGCAATACTAACCAGAAAAATACTACCGGACAGCTTCATTTTTGCCGGCGGACACAGCGCCTCTTTTACTGCAAGAGAATTTCTTCTGTATGCTGGCGGAGCTATTGACTGTATTCTCACCGGTGAAGGAGAGGCTTCCATTGCCCTGCTCCTCGAGGCTATAGAAAACGACCGAAGAGCTATCATAAAGGTTCCTGGCGTCGTGACTTTGGAGGGAATGGGGCCTCCCCCTCGTTTCGTTAACAACCTTGATGATATACACCCTGCACGAGATCTTCTGCGTTACCGGCATAAGTATTTCATTGGCATGCTGGATCCATGCGCATCTGTTGAATTTAGCCGCGGTTGCCCGTGGGATTGTTCTTTTTGCAGCGCCTGGACTTTTTACGGCCGCAGCTATCGTATAGTAAACCCTGAAAAAGCCGTGGAAGACCTGGCAATGATAAAAGAAAAGGGAATTTTTATCGTAGACGACGTTGCCTTTGTGCAGGCAAAGCATGGTTTTGAAATCGGAGAAGCTATCATACGAAAAGGAATAAAAAAAAATTATTACCTGGAAACGCGCGGCGATGTACTGCTTCGTAATAAGGATGTCTTTCAATTCTGGAAAAGACTTGGCCTTAAATATATCTTTATGGGACTGGAAGCAATTGATGACGAAGGATTAAAGAAATATCGCAAACGTGTCAGCCTGGACAAAAATTTTGAATCGCTGGAATTCGCCCGTTCTATAGGAATTACCGTTGCTGTTAACATAATCGCAGATACCAGTTGGGACCGGCAGCGCTTTGAAGTTGTTCGCCGGTGGTGCCAGGAAATCCCTGAAATCGTTAATATCAGCGTAAACACCCCCTATCCCGGAACCGAAACCTGGCAGACAGAATCGCACAAACTCCGCACCCTCGACTTTCGGCTTTTTGATATACAACACGCAGTATTGCCCACAAAACTGCCCTTGTCTGAATTTTATGAGGAACTCACGAAGACCCAGCAAATTATGAATAAAAAACATATGGGATGGGCAGGGATCTCTTCCGCAGGAAAAACTGTCTTGTGTAATCTGCTAAGGGGACAGACCAATTTCATCAAAATGCTCTGGAAGTTCAACAACATTTACCGTGCAGACCTGCGCATTGCAGATCATCAACAGCTGGTTAAATACCGAATCGCTTTACCACCCGCATCGGATCGGAATGCAAATCGCAACTCTTTCTACATACATAAACCCGGAGGGCGTTCGGAACGTTCCATTGATGACTCAACGGAGAAGTTTATTAATGAGTCACGGACAGGAGAACAATAG
- a CDS encoding zf-HC2 domain-containing protein has translation MMACIDIIKHLHEFIDKEVDKPQYFSIHMHLNHCDGCRQRYEFEKGIRNLVKKHTVNITAPAYLRSKIQRGLSSVDRENTHSTHNAITHTRKKIVTGQKTKQSWFSSRSFALAASVLLTIAIGIIYYNTTTTSIVDNAVKNHVVAVNNNLVFNESTSVVGNINEYLEKTLNTRLRNSSPLLGTNQIRVVGGIPVRFGKENSSCVIFDKGGNKLSLQTIHRDDFPIKNLEKIQLGSKEFYIGNRGRFHSVLWKEEGLAYCLTSDINTNELLRFAEALTSY, from the coding sequence ATGATGGCTTGTATAGATATTATTAAACACCTACACGAATTCATAGATAAGGAAGTAGACAAACCACAGTATTTTTCAATTCACATGCATCTGAACCATTGTGATGGATGCCGGCAACGATATGAATTTGAAAAAGGCATCAGAAACCTTGTAAAGAAACATACGGTAAATATAACAGCGCCGGCATATCTCCGCAGCAAAATACAGAGAGGACTCAGTTCCGTTGACAGAGAAAATACACACAGTACTCATAATGCCATAACGCATACCAGAAAAAAGATTGTTACCGGGCAAAAAACGAAGCAATCGTGGTTTTCATCCCGTTCATTTGCACTGGCAGCCTCTGTCCTTCTCACAATAGCGATAGGAATTATCTACTATAATACTACCACGACATCCATCGTTGACAATGCTGTAAAAAACCATGTTGTAGCTGTAAATAATAATCTGGTATTTAATGAAAGCACCTCAGTCGTCGGCAATATCAACGAATATCTTGAAAAAACACTGAACACGAGACTCCGGAATTCATCTCCGCTCCTGGGCACAAATCAGATTCGTGTCGTGGGAGGAATACCGGTCAGATTCGGCAAGGAAAATAGTTCCTGTGTTATCTTCGATAAAGGAGGGAATAAACTATCACTCCAGACCATCCACCGTGACGATTTTCCGATAAAGAACCTTGAAAAGATCCAGTTAGGTTCAAAAGAATTCTATATCGGGAACCGGGGAAGATTCCATTCTGTCTTGTGGAAAGAAGAAGGTCTTGCCTATTGCCTTACTTCCGATATTAATACAAATGAATTGTTACGTTTCGCAGAAGCACTTACCTCTTACTGA